The sequence below is a genomic window from Falco rusticolus isolate bFalRus1 chromosome 8, bFalRus1.pri, whole genome shotgun sequence.
tctCCTCGTTCCAGCCCATCTCCATCCCTATCCCCAACCCATTCCTATCCCAATCCctatccccatcccatccctaTCCctatccccatcccatccccatccctatCCCTATCCCAATCCCTATCCCCATCCCAACCCTATCCCTATCCCCATCCCAACCCTATCCCTATCCCCATCCCATCTCTATCCCTATCCCTATCCCTAGCCCTAGCCCTATCCCTGTCCCTGTCGCTATCCCTATCCTCATCCCTATCGCTATCCCaatccctgtccccatccccatgcctatccccatcccatcccatcccatccctaTCCCAATCCCTACCCCTACCCCCATCCTAATCGCTACCctatccccatcccatcccccccACATCTTCATCCCATCCCCCATCACAACCCAAATCACCCAgaaggctgggggctgccccacagGTGAGATGGGGCTGCCCCTACCCCCTCCTCACAGCCCCCCCAAGACTGTGCACCAAGAAGGCATAAAGACCCCATGGGCGAGCAACAAGGCTCTGCATGGCGGGAGGGGGTCTGccacagcagggaggaggaggagggcaggaacACTGCCCGGGGGCCGGGTTCTCCAGGGCTGCCACGTATACCACACAAATCCCACCCAGGGCACTGGCCGCCACggcctcctccagccccagcaccacgAGGCAGGACCGTGTCACGGGCGTACCGCTGAGCTTTGCCCCGATTTGTCCGTTTGTCCGGAGCACTGCCAAAATGAATGgtgtttttctctcccttcctttcctagatttttttccacaacaaaACATTGTAAATGAGAACATTCTTTTCCATCTCATAGCTCCACAAAGTACTCTTTAAAGCCCCTGCTGTTTCTTGGTGCCTTCTTGCCTCCAATTATCTACAGAcctggaggaggggagaagagcGATCCTTTCCTTGAGCCTTTACAGGCAAGTACTCTGCATCTGCCTGACACTGCACTGGCTAAAACCTGTATCCTGAGCTTTTAGCAACTTTTTTCACTGGGCAAGAtgaaataaactttatttttccaggctAATCCGATTCCAGTTTGCAAATCATAAGGATAAAACCTACAAAAACAATGACAGGGACTTTAAGAGGTTAAATTGCACATCTTGCTTTCATCCAGCAGTTAAATACAGTATGAAAACCATACCGTTTTCCCTGCTCAGACCAAAGGTCACTCTTCATATTGTTTCCTTATCACAGAAAACTAATAAAGATGAAATCTGCATGTTGTCACCAGGTACACAGAGACTGCATTCTCCAGAATTTCTCTCTTTTGTACCTTTTGACACAACCACTACCATTATGCTGAGATGTCCCGGTCCGGTCTCTAAGATGGGTCtaacgctgctgctgctgctgctgctgctgcctcagggCACTGTGAGGATCACTTGTTAGAAAACTTTTCCAAAGCACTTCAAGTTTAGGCTTTGCAAATGATTAATCTGCAGAAAACTTGCTAGCGATCCACAGAGCACAAGTGGGTGCACAGACCCAGCTCTCCTTACTCTCAGCCACTGGCTTTTCATAGCTGAGAGGGTATGCAGGCCATCCCCGACACAACTTAGGGATGGGATCCCTTCTCCTGACATAACTCAGGGATGCGATCCATTTTCCTAACTGCTGCTGAGAGGTGCCAAGAGCTGGTGAGCACAGAGGAGCACGGGGGGCAGACCCCGACCATGCGCCTGCCGCCCCCACCAGCTGCTTTGCACAGCAAGttgggaaagcagagaaaccCCGAGCTGCAAAAAAGGAGTCATGCGGAGTTTGAACATCTCTTCCAGCATTTTCCTCTGGCTAAAATAACTGCCAGCACTCCCATTGCTAATTAGAATTAATACTATCTTCTTCCTccaacagtaaaaacaaaatgttcccATCATGTCCCATCTGATAAGGCAGCAGAGCTCACCCAGCACGGCCTTGTAGGTGGGCTGCTCTCGGTAGAAGAGCTGGGCTCCTCAGGGAGGGGACCCCGCACAGGCACTGCCACCCCTAAAACCCTGTGCCAAAGGAACGGGCTGCATCGAGACCAGGACATGGGTAACAGGTTTCATCTGGGCTCTAGACGACTGTGTCAGTTAACAAAACGGCCACCCCGCTAAGGCAATTAGCTCAAGGGGTTCAGAAAACATTGTTTCTCCATGCCTGGCCTTGACCTCCCTGCTAGTTTCATCCCATGAGGACCAGCCTTGGATGGTGTAAGGAGCCGTGTGGCTGTCGCAGcccaccctgccatgggcagtgCTTGCTCGCAGCCCCCCGGCAGGCCCCTGCACACCGACTCCTCTGCCTGTTTGCGATAATTAAATCTCCGCTCAAGCAAAGAGAGGGCCGGGTTAACAACGGCAGCAACcgcctgctgcctgcagctcccagctgtgcctgcatTCGCATCCTCTGCTCGGAAATACCCCCAGCCATCACCGCCGGGTTGGCGGTACGGGACTGCCTGTCCTGCCCATCACCACCCGGTGGCCAGCGGCATGGGCAGACCCACACCCAAACCAGAGCCCCGGGTGTcgggagctgctgccaccccccACTTAGCCCCCAACCCCCAAACTGGAGATGGGGAAAGCGGTCCCACTAGCAGCATCAGGGCTGGACCCACCCCTAAATGGGGGGCACGaagccccagccacccccaggtGCTTGGGTGCCTCTGGGGAAGCAGCGTTGGTACCCAGGGTTCTCAGGTgcacccccagggctgggcagtggGGTGCAGAGGTGCACAACGCGCGGACCCCTGTGCACCTGCCGCTGAGTGCGTCCCCAGAGTCACACTGGGTTGTCACCGCTCCTGTTGTCACCTCTCCTGGCACTGTGGCCTCCAGCCACATACAGGAGGCACGGCTCCGAAAAACCCTTGGGGCCATGCAGCGGCTGAACCTTCGATTAAAACAGACCGGGGGCGGGGTGAGGGCCCGGTGTTTGAGGAGGGTAAGGTTCAACCAACTGAGCCCACACATCCCCCAAGGGCTGGTCTGGCTCCTTCTACAGCCCCAGGGACCGGCActgcacacacccccccgcagaaacctcctcctctccccccaaAAACACTCCCAAAACCCCACTCTCTGGAAGCCCACACCCAAGAACttgctccttttaaaaaacaacaaacaacccacTCCTGCAAAATCCCACTTGGAAAATCCTGCTCCCTCAAAATCTGGAACACTGTTTCCCCAAAAACACTCCCCAAACTCCACTTTTTAGAAAGGCGCCCCCCAGAGCTTGCTGCCTTAGAAAATGCCCATCCCTGAACCCCATTTCCCCAAAGCCACTGGCAAAATACCTGCTCCCCAAAAGCCATTGGCAAAAGTCCCCCTCCTCAAAACCCACCCCAAAGCCCACTGGCAAAAATCCTGctccccaaaaaaaacaactccaaaaCCCACTGGAAAAAATCCTGCTCCCCAAAACCTACTGGTAAATGTCCTGATCCCCAAAGTCCACTGGCAGAAATCCTAGTCCCCAAAACCTGCTGGCGAAAATCCTGCTCCCCAAAAGCCACTGGAAAAATTCCTGCTCCCCAAAGCCCACTGGCAGAAATCCTGCCCCCCCAACTGACTCCAAAACCCACTGGAAAAAATCCTGCTCCCCAAAAACCTACTGGTAAATGTTCTGCTCCtcaaaacccaccccaaaacccactgGCAAAAATCCTGctccccccaaaacccaccccaaaacccaggAGCAGAAATCCCGCTCCCCAAAACCCACTGGCAAGCGTTCTgctccccccaaccccccctcAACGCCCCCCGGCAACAGCCCCGCTCCCCACGGCCCCCTCCCAGcgcccacccccagccacctCCCCATCGCCTCCCACCCCCGCTCACGAAatccccccgcccagccccccgcccctcagccccgctcccctcccgggcgcggcggggcggagcgcagcgcggagcggcgggcggagcggggcaGCGCGGAGCCTCCGCCggcgcggggcagcgcggcACGGCGCGGGCACGGCGCGGGCACGGCGgggctcggcacggcacggcccggcccgcctgcatgcggcggcggcggcggcggggcggccgggcgggatGAACGGctcggcggcgggcggcggcacggcggcggcggggctgctgGCGGGCACCGGGAGCGCGGCGCTGGAGCTGGAGCGGGCGCTGCGCTGCTGCACCGCCGCCTCCGTGGTGACCGacggcggggcggcggcggcggcggacgAGCGGAGCCTGTACATCATGCGGGTGGTGCAGATCGCCGTCATGTGCGTCCTGGCCCTCACCGTCGTCTTCGGCatcttcttccttggctgcaaCCTCCTCATCAAGTCCGAGGGGATGATCAACTTTCTGGTTAAGGACCGGCGGCCGTCCAAGGAGGTGGAGGCGGTGGTGGTGGGGCCCTACTGACGGCCGGgaccccgccgccccccgccccgccgccgggggaAGCCGTCCGGCGCCCTCCGCCCCCGCGCTGCCTGCACGACGGCCGTCCCTCCTTCGGACAGACTGGGTGTCGGTTTGGTGCTTcgggttggtgtttttttttatttttttttttttccctccgAACCCCGCGATCCCGGAGGCCGGTGAGGCGTGCGGGGGTGCCCGGCGTGTGCagctccccgcccccgccccggaGCCGCCGTCCCGACCCGCGGGGTGCCCGAAGTAAAACGTGCTCTAATGGCAACAGGTCTGGGACTTCTTACTCCGCTCGCGTTAATTCAGCGCCTCCCGCCTGCCGGTGCTGGGGtgccggggcggggagcggggaggcgAATCCGCGGGGCTCAGGGTGAAGCAAACGCCCCGCGGACCGTCCATGCAGGTTTTTGCCTTGTAACTGGGTTAAAACTTCTGGTTTAGACCGCTgtcccaccccccctcccccggctgCAGGGTGAGCGCGGTACCCTCTCCCCTGCGCACACCGGTACCCGACGGGATGCGCCTGGAGGGATGCGCCGGGTGGGTGCGCcgggtggggggtgggatgCGCCCGGGACCCCGCTCCTGCCCCGTGGGCTCCAGCTTTGGCCGGGGAAATAACCCAGGACACCCCGGTTGTATCCCCCTCTGTCCGAGTTTGACTGGAAAACCACTCTACCTACTTTTTATTAACCCAACTCCAACAGGTGACTCCTTACATTTAAGGCTGGGAGAAATTTATACTTGcacaggaatttattttaattttttgttcatCCATTTCCTCTGTAGGGATAACAAAGCATCTTTCTATGTGAGGTTTGTGTAGCTGTTTATCATATCCCCGGGGGCTTGCACTCATTGCTAGTGATAAATCAATATATCTACATCGGCTGTAGGAGCAGAACCGCAGAAACGCCTGCCAGGGACCacagcagtgggatgggggCAAAAAGGCTAAAGCAACCTGCCTGTGAGCAAATCTCTCTCATGACACCCAAAATCCTGCAGTAAGACTGTTAattgtcagtatttttaatgctggTAAGAATCAGAAAGTTTCCCCGATCAGCCATGCAGATTTCAGACTGCTTGGTTTTCCCTCGGTTTATCCTGAGTGGTGTGAAGATGGCCAAGGCACCGAGTCACTGTAGATAGATATCATTAGGAGACGTTATCAGGAGATTCCATTGTGATAGACAAGGTGAAACTCATTCACAAAACACACCTGAGCTAGAAGGGGGTGAAATAAAGCTGGAGTCTGACACAACCACCTGATTGCAGATAAACTTTTGGtagaaaatgagacaaaaatcAAGAGTGTCTCAATGTAGTCAGGTTCCCTCCGAGGAGCAGAAGTCTCAGCCACGTACTTGCTTTTACAGCTACATTTAAGGGGAAGACAAAGATCTGCCTGTTCTCTGGGAAACAAGTGTGCCATGGACTTTGTCAttacatcaaaataaatgttacaaaGCCACCTATCAACTGAAACATTGGTGACAAATTTAACCAAAACTCTCCCCCTTTCTTTACCCCTTAGAGCTGTAGAAACATTAGATAAAGCAGAATTTGAAGATCGTACAGTAAGAGGGGAAAGTCCTAATATAGATGTTTCAGTCATTACAAAGCATTTCCaactttttaatttgcttcaCTTCACGGTGATGCAGATAACACAATCGTTCCCGTAATCTGAACTTGCAAGGAGTGTGCTGCATGTTTGAACACTTTTGAGAGCTGGATTCATTAGGCATtctttattaattatagcaaacACTTGAAGTATAATACATTTTGATTAACCTTTGCCAGAAGCCACAGCTTTTTCCAACACCGTAAATCAGAGGCACAGCAAACTCCAGGTTCTgtaataaaattgtaaaattcTCGGCCTCAGCCCAGGAGTGCACATGGCCTGATGCCTCTCACCTAAGGACCCCCCAGAAGGTGAGAGCCCCTGCCCTAATTAAGTTATTGGGACTTTAATCCTTACAAAGATACCTCATTTTAGGCAGGGAAGAGTTGGGAAAAGGGTTTTTCCTGCTCGCGGAGATGCTCCTGATGCAGAGATGCTCGAACACATCCAGTCCATCAGCTTTACTCAGgcctctctccctgcctgtaCTGTGGGGACTTTGGGGCTTGGCACAGAGAGTAGGAGACCTGGGATACTTATGATCCATCAGTGGGCAGGAGGGTGGCAGCATGGAGAAGAAGCACTTCTCAGACACCAACAAAGGCTTTGGCACCCACCTCACCCCCGCATTGCATGGGGTGGATGGAGGAACTCGCTTCCATTGGCACAGGGAGCCATGCTTGAGCAGGTACCTCCTACCCCGGGGGTCCGGACACCTGCCTGCTTTATAAAGCCAGGTCCTCCTGCCCAGAGCATATGCTTGTCCCTTCTAGATGTGTGTGTAAAGCCACGACCTGCATGTTCGAGGCGCACGAACCTCCCGGTGACAATAGCTTTTTCCAGTCATCACATGCATCATTTCAGGGATGTTTTTAGAAAAGCACCTGCTAGGAAAGCAGCAAGGAGAGTCTGTGGTGGCGACGAGTAAAGCTCCATCAGCTCCTAGAACACACTGGAAATGAAAGCAcccttgctgcagtgctgaggtGTCAGAAAACGGTTGTGTTTGGGACAAAACCAGTGAGGGCACCCAAAGGAGGGCTCCACCACCTTGCAGCTGGCTTGGAGGTAGCACAAACAGCTGACTTGCTTCTTTGTACTTGTTCCTTCTTTATTCATCTTAAATGGTAAGGTATGTTCACTTGTACCACCAAAACTTGAGGGGCCTTTCATTTGATGTGCATTCCCCTTTCTCCATCATGTTTCCATCCATAAAATTCCCAGAGGACCAGAAGACTATGAGTGACCTGGTAGACCTGACCAGCTCTCAGTCTTTGCTGTCAGACGTGAGCTCTTACAGGGGAAATTTCCAGTTTGTGAGGAAACTGTGCCCCTTGCCATGCTCGGTGGCTGCTGAGGGGGGTAGGACTTTGCAGCAGGACCTCTCCCAGCAGATTTCACACTGGGACTTCTCACTGCACCCTCTCCATGGCTGTTTCGAAGAGAACGATTCTCAAAAGTCCCTACAGCCCCAACCAGAGCAAGCCCTTAACGGGGTGCTATTTGCAATGCTTCCTGAgtgctaaaataaaaaacccctcagaTCTCACTTTTCTTAAGTCAAGGTTGAAGTAGTCTCACCTTAGGCTGTCTGCATACCTAATTACTGCCTACAAATTAATAACATAGTAATTCTTGCCATGAATTAAAATAGCAGTGCCTATGCAGCAGAGCTTCAGACCACAGACCTCAGCCCTCATGCTTAGCCTTGGCTTCCAGCGTGCAAAACACCGGAGCCAGAGGTCTTCTGGCATGAGTCCCCACCAAGGCTCGTCCCCGGCATGTCTCCATGACCTGCCAAATGGCACctgatttctctgctgcttctcagctgatCTTGTCTTTCCCCCATTAGCCAGGAACGTGGGCTTGGGGACACGAGGTAATAGGTTTCACCCTTTCAGCTTAAAACACGTGCTAATACTCTGGGACAAAAACTGAGAGGCATCTTAGACATTTCCCAAAAACCCACTGAAGtgcttttgttctgtattttaaatcGGATACACTTATGACAAACACTCCAGCAACTGCAATTGCTTTTAGATAACCCTGTGAATGTACTCAGGCTAAATTTGTCTAGATGGCTGTACAATTTTAATTGTATGctttccacatcttttttgGTAGTAATAGTCAAATGCTGTCTGAAGCATGAGGAAAAGGTGCACTTTAGCAGTTCAGACATATGCAGGTGCGGGGCTTTATTCCAATTTCATAGTCAGGCAAAACTCacattgatttttaaagcagtttagCTTTAATAAGGGAAGTAAGATCCAGCTGTTCACTTGCAGTTAAAAAAGCAGAACCTCGCCGTAAGTGGGAGGCACAGCAGACATTGCACATTTGCGATTTGCCTTCGTATTTGTCACTTAAAGTAGCCGTCGGGTggccctgggtgctgcagcacaggcagcctgggtGCTCACCTGGGGCGGAGCTGGGAACCCTTAATGATGGTGTGTCCCCTAAAAAACCTTCATGTTCGCATGCAGCTAGACACCCCATTTTGACATGCAGCCCTAGCTGCGTTTGAGCCCGTATTAATTATCATTAAAGAATGAGTCATTAAAAGTGCTCCTCCTCTCTCGACAGCTCTGTTTGTGTGCATGAATGGATTGTGTCGTTGCCATTGATTGCAGCAAGCCGTGACTGGGGCTGTTGAACGGGTGTAGCTGAAGGAGCCCTGAGGGACATCAAGTCTTTCAATTCTTTTATATTATAAAACAGCAGTGTCCTCTCCATAATCAAGGTTTAAACTTGCTGTCCAAAAACCTAATTTTCTGTGAGCTCACCATCAGCAAGTGATGGCTGCTGCCCATGGCACCCTGtgtggctggcagccagctttCTCCCAGACAATTCAGCCAGTGGTGCTGCACCGTTACTGGCACGGTGATATGGGCTTCTCTaccaaaggagagagaaaaacgGGGAGAGAGAAGCCAGAAAGCACTGAGGAGGGTACAAAACACAGGCACCTCCAGGCCTGTTCCCCACGGTGTGGCCAGAGCTGCCCTGTACAGACACTGAGCTggtaaatgtattttacaaacaCAGGGCAGGATGGCTGTTGCAGAAAGGATTTTGAAAGTCGTTAGGAGCACCTCTTTGCATGGaggctttgttttcctcttgtcccacACAGCATGCATGCtcaaatgcaaaatttcaaCCGCACcatcttctcctttccctccttcaCTGAATTTAAATCCACACAAAGTGATCTCAGTGATCATACAATTTATCGTCTTTGTAATGCATTTGTAGGAAGCAGCTTTCTTTTATGGGgcacctttattttttaatgccaaatattaatgtgttttattttatttttttattgctgggGACCAGACACATTCGCttaagaaagaaaccaaaggaaACCTGAGCTCTTCAGGACTGAGCGTATCCATCAATTTGGCCACCGGCAGCTTGGGACCTATTCCGCAGCTATAGAACGTATTTTTAGCACATGGAAACACAGTGTCATGAGCACATGatatgaaaaatacacaaagcAATATATCATTTTTTATGTCCTTTATTCTATCATAATCAGGTTAGGATTTTTCCCCTCCATGCTTGCTTCTATTTTGGAAGTGTCTCCAGGGAGGCAGACTGTAGGAGCATAATGGCCCATCAAACCCACAGCAGCTGTgcgcagcagctgcagcaaagccctCCACCGTGTCGAAGGAGATGGAGCAGCATGGCACCAGGATGAAGGAGATGGAACGGCACGGCACCGGGATGAAGGAGATGGAGCAGAGATAAAGCAGAAGGTACCGACAGGACCTCATGAGGGCAGGGCAGTTGCTGACCACCAGTGCTGCCCTCCACTCTGGGTCCAGCCTCAGTGATGGCATACAGCACCATACTCTCCTTTCATTACTGCCATCTCCTCAGtgcaaattcttttttatttctttcattttagctACTTCAATTGCCTGTCTGtcacagcaaacacagaagaaaacagatgccTGTTTGGGCTGATATCTCACATGGGCTTGAAAGAAAGGAGTGCCCTACTTACATTAAGGGATAATATGATTGGGACACAAGAGCAGAAGGTATGGCTTTGCCCTTGCTGGGAAAGCGAGGTTCCAGTTCTTTCCCAGCTCCAGGAGCTGAAGTGATGAACACAAGGGTTCACCCACAGACACTGGGCCTAAAAGGAAATTAGGAATGATTTTACACCATGAAAAATGGAAGTGTACTTGCACATAAAATCTTGTCTGTTTTGTGCTTCATTTGTGAACGTACCATGACATAAATCATGGATTGGTAGTCCCCGCTCTGGTTCATTCCTGGATACAGAGGCTGGTGTGTAAATCCCGCTTAGATACCACCGCCAAACTGGCAAATGAGAGGAAGAGCAACAAAAATCACCAGGTACCTGGAAAAACTTATGAAGAAACAAATGCCCATTAAAAAACTACTCAGTCTTggacaaagaaatggaaagaagagtGCAGAATGTGTGATGCACATCTACAGGACAACCTGATGgggcagaaaatattttggacaTGAGCCCTATCCAGAAAAGATGGGATGGGCTGGAAGAGGCTAGAATGGAACTGAACAATTTTGCTGGTTTGTAGGAAAGTCTTGAAAATGAGAGATATTAGGCTGTGGAATAATCTCTATAGGGGAGATATAAACGTTATTTTATTTACGACCCTACTCTAAACTTGAGAATATATTCCCTACAGGTGGTTGCTGCATTCACAAAAAGCTGGACCTGGTTCTCTAATGCAGCCTTTCCATCACTGTCTGATGAAATTCCCTGGTTAAACTCATCACTGTAACCGCTGAAGCTACGGGAATGAAAAGTGCCAATCATGCTGTAAGTATTAATTACACATAAGAACTACTCAAAAGTTatcaagcaaagaaaacaagctgaatTACACTCAGCAGCTTCAggaagtggagaaaaaaaaaaaaaaaagcggttTTCTTTAATTCCCTCACCTGCAGAACACCGCTGGCTGTTTGACAGCAAGGGAGATGTTTCAAATCCTGTTACCCATTAGGGCGTTTGTGTATGTCTGTAATGGAACTGCCACtcaaagctttcaaaatatattttcagtgtttcacaaaTCCAGTCAAACCTGTACTGAAATCCCTACGTGGTGAACGAAAGCTGTGCCCGCCCTTCCCTTTGCCAAATACAAGCTCAGAGCTGCCGAAGAGCACGTGTTGGAGATGGAGGAGACCGCGGAGGTTACCTGGAGCAATTCCTCCCAGGTGAGCCCGCATTGCCATCACCCACCAACCGCCCCTTTGTCTTGCATTGGAATAAAGGTCAGAAAGATTGGGCCGATGCTTGTTTGTTTGCGGAGAAATGAGCCATAGCCTAATGAACCTTGGTC
It includes:
- the RPRM gene encoding protein reprimo, with amino-acid sequence MNGSAAGGGTAAAGLLAGTGSAALELERALRCCTAASVVTDGGAAAAADERSLYIMRVVQIAVMCVLALTVVFGIFFLGCNLLIKSEGMINFLVKDRRPSKEVEAVVVGPY